A window from Cyprinus carpio isolate SPL01 unplaced genomic scaffold, ASM1834038v1 S000006753, whole genome shotgun sequence encodes these proteins:
- the LOC109060264 gene encoding myosin light chain kinase family member 4-like isoform X2 codes for MENFLQDKDLWIVGSVCLVASILWRRFWNLFTYKRKRDSSPESASIDIQFREKDGKEKSKVYQKGLKTQKKKKPLDASDLVQAGFEEVQKLNQQNSQLSQCTAETAVSTAVHLDLIEEEQEVDKYRERKDDKQQATVEEEARGQEIVAELFQIKEEDKNEEEDRLKKEEALWLPEEKQLAALNSSDQTDEGITVTTESCEENLEITFSTKRHVTDETLTDELKKSRVEEDKELKEEEEAGLVAAEAGPERPEEGTEEERKDAEPVIDEYVIDSSPPPPAPFEHCLVTTKTHQITSYYTINKEEVLGGGRFGMVHKCVEKSSGLVLAAKIIKARSQKEKEVVKCEIEVMNQLDHANLIQLYAAFESRHEIILVMEYVDGGELFDRIIDENYKLTELDTVLFIRQISEGLQYMHKMYILHLDLKPENILCVSRQTNKVKIIDFGLARRYKPREKLRVNFGTPEFLAPEVINYEFVSFPTDMWSLGVITYMLLSGLSPFLGEDDNETLNNILACQWSFEEAEFADISEEAKDFISRLLVKSKSWRMSASQSLKHPWLSDRALHYRLHHKKNKCHSSHAPPPEG; via the exons TTTAGAGAAAAGGATGGGAAGGAAAAATCTAAAGTGTACCAAAAGGGGTTGAAAAcccagaagaaaaagaaaccatTGGATGCAtcag ACTTAGTCCAGGCTGGTTTTGAAGAAGTGCAGAAGCTCAACCAACAGAACAGTCAGCTTTCTCAATGCACAGCAGAGACTGCCGTCAGCACAGCTGTGCATCTGGATCTTATTGAAGAGGAGCAGGAAGTAGACAAATATAGGGAAAGAAAGGATGACAAACAACAGGCTACAGTAGAAGAAGAGGCAAGAGGGCAAGAAATTGTTGCTGAATTATTTCAGATAAAAGAGGAGGATAAAAATGAGGAAGAGGATAGGTTAAAGAAAGAGGAGGCTTTATGGTTACCTGAAGAAAAACAACTAGCTGCTCTGAACTCATCTGACCAGACAGATGAAGGCATTACAGTCACAACAGAAAG CTGTGAGGAGAATCTGGAAATAACTTTCAGCACTAAGAGGCATGTTACTGATGAGACTCTGACAGATGAACTTAAAAAAAGCCGAGTGGAAGAGGATAAGGAAttgaaggaggaagaggaggcagGACTTGTAGCTGCAGAGGCGGGACCAGAGAGACCAGAGGAGGGGACAGAAGAGGAGAGGAAAGATGCAGAGCCAGTAATTGACGAATATGTCATTG ATTCTTCCCCTCCTCCACCTGCACCATTTGAACACTGTCTAGTGACAACCAAAACCCACCAGATTACAAGTTACTACACTATCAATAAAGAGGAGGTTCTTGGAGG agGACGGTTTGGCATGGTGCACAAATGTGTAGAGAAATCTTCTGGCCTCGTATTAGCAGCCAAGATCATCAAAGCCAGGAGTCAGAAAGAGAAG GAGGTAGTGAAGTGTGAGATTGAAGTGATGAACCAGTTGGACCATGCCAATCTGATCCAGCTCTACGCCGCCTTTGAATCTCGACATGAAATCATTCTAGTGATGGAGTA TGTTGATGGTGGAGAGCTGTTTGACCGGATCATAGATGAGAACTACAAGCTGACCGAGTTGGACACAGTGCTGTTCATCAGACAGATCAGTGAAGGGCTTCAGTACATGCACAAGATGTACATATTACACCTTGACCTAAAG CCTGAAAACATTCTCTGTGTCAGTcgacaaacaaacaaagtaaagATAATTGACTTTGGGCTCGCAAGGAG ATATAAACCTAGGGAAAAGTTGAGGGTGAACTTTGGTACACCTGAGTTCCTGGCTCCTGAAGTCATTAACTATGAATTTGTCTCATTCCCAACTGATATGTGGAGTTTAGGTGTCATCACTTACATGCT GCTCAGTGGTTTGTCTCCATTCCTGGGTGAGGATGATAATGAGACACTAAATAACATCCTGGCATGTCAGTGGAGTTTTGAAGAGGCAGAATTTGCCGACATCTCTGAGGAGGCCAAAGATTTTATCTCACGCCTGCTTGTGAAGAGCAAAAG ttGGAGAATGAGTGCGTCCCAGTCCCTGAAACACCCATGGCTTTCAGACCGAGCCCTGCACTACCGTCTGCACCATAAG AAAAACAAGTGTCACTCTTCACATGCCCCTCCTCCAGAGGGATAA
- the LOC109060264 gene encoding myosin light chain kinase 3-like isoform X1 yields the protein MTPNHFMLRSDQTAEEPQQEELCSSSNRHPASPLSDKPSSKSFSSSALVQVNDLSDKMDKLLALQEASLRRLDTIGQDQGTATGGRGVEQMLCDMRVVIETVREKEEQQDQRLDALERLVQQVVSFVAEMLKRSRLASLLKNSHSKSSSRFREKDGKEKSKVYQKGLKTQKKKKPLDASDLVQAGFEEVQKLNQQNSQLSQCTAETAVSTAVHLDLIEEEQEVDKYRERKDDKQQATVEEEARGQEIVAELFQIKEEDKNEEEDRLKKEEALWLPEEKQLAALNSSDQTDEGITVTTESCEENLEITFSTKRHVTDETLTDELKKSRVEEDKELKEEEEAGLVAAEAGPERPEEGTEEERKDAEPVIDEYVIDSSPPPPAPFEHCLVTTKTHQITSYYTINKEEVLGGGRFGMVHKCVEKSSGLVLAAKIIKARSQKEKEVVKCEIEVMNQLDHANLIQLYAAFESRHEIILVMEYVDGGELFDRIIDENYKLTELDTVLFIRQISEGLQYMHKMYILHLDLKPENILCVSRQTNKVKIIDFGLARRYKPREKLRVNFGTPEFLAPEVINYEFVSFPTDMWSLGVITYMLLSGLSPFLGEDDNETLNNILACQWSFEEAEFADISEEAKDFISRLLVKSKSWRMSASQSLKHPWLSDRALHYRLHHKKNKCHSSHAPPPEG from the exons ATGACCCCAAACCACTTCATGCTCAGAAGCGATCAAACGGCGGAAGAGCCACAGCAAGAAGAGCTTTGTTCTTCCTCAAACAGACATCCAGCTTCACCACTTTCTGATAAGCCTTCCTCAAAATCCTTCTCATCTTCTGCTCTTGTACAAGTCAATGATCTGAGTGATAAGATGGACAAACTCCTCGCCCTGCAGGAAGCATCTCTGAGACGACTGGATACCATCGGTCAAGATCAAGGCACAGCTACAGGTGGGCGAGGCGTGGAGCAGATGTTGTGTGATATGCGTGTTGTTATAGAAACTGTTCGAGAGAAGGAGGAACAACAGGATCAGCGACTTGATGCTTTGGAGCGACTGGTCCAGCAGGTTGTCAGTTTCGTTGCTGAAATGTTGAAACGCTCAAGATTGGCCAGTCTCTTGAAAAACTCACACTCAAAATCCAGCAGCAGG TTTAGAGAAAAGGATGGGAAGGAAAAATCTAAAGTGTACCAAAAGGGGTTGAAAAcccagaagaaaaagaaaccatTGGATGCAtcag ACTTAGTCCAGGCTGGTTTTGAAGAAGTGCAGAAGCTCAACCAACAGAACAGTCAGCTTTCTCAATGCACAGCAGAGACTGCCGTCAGCACAGCTGTGCATCTGGATCTTATTGAAGAGGAGCAGGAAGTAGACAAATATAGGGAAAGAAAGGATGACAAACAACAGGCTACAGTAGAAGAAGAGGCAAGAGGGCAAGAAATTGTTGCTGAATTATTTCAGATAAAAGAGGAGGATAAAAATGAGGAAGAGGATAGGTTAAAGAAAGAGGAGGCTTTATGGTTACCTGAAGAAAAACAACTAGCTGCTCTGAACTCATCTGACCAGACAGATGAAGGCATTACAGTCACAACAGAAAG CTGTGAGGAGAATCTGGAAATAACTTTCAGCACTAAGAGGCATGTTACTGATGAGACTCTGACAGATGAACTTAAAAAAAGCCGAGTGGAAGAGGATAAGGAAttgaaggaggaagaggaggcagGACTTGTAGCTGCAGAGGCGGGACCAGAGAGACCAGAGGAGGGGACAGAAGAGGAGAGGAAAGATGCAGAGCCAGTAATTGACGAATATGTCATTG ATTCTTCCCCTCCTCCACCTGCACCATTTGAACACTGTCTAGTGACAACCAAAACCCACCAGATTACAAGTTACTACACTATCAATAAAGAGGAGGTTCTTGGAGG agGACGGTTTGGCATGGTGCACAAATGTGTAGAGAAATCTTCTGGCCTCGTATTAGCAGCCAAGATCATCAAAGCCAGGAGTCAGAAAGAGAAG GAGGTAGTGAAGTGTGAGATTGAAGTGATGAACCAGTTGGACCATGCCAATCTGATCCAGCTCTACGCCGCCTTTGAATCTCGACATGAAATCATTCTAGTGATGGAGTA TGTTGATGGTGGAGAGCTGTTTGACCGGATCATAGATGAGAACTACAAGCTGACCGAGTTGGACACAGTGCTGTTCATCAGACAGATCAGTGAAGGGCTTCAGTACATGCACAAGATGTACATATTACACCTTGACCTAAAG CCTGAAAACATTCTCTGTGTCAGTcgacaaacaaacaaagtaaagATAATTGACTTTGGGCTCGCAAGGAG ATATAAACCTAGGGAAAAGTTGAGGGTGAACTTTGGTACACCTGAGTTCCTGGCTCCTGAAGTCATTAACTATGAATTTGTCTCATTCCCAACTGATATGTGGAGTTTAGGTGTCATCACTTACATGCT GCTCAGTGGTTTGTCTCCATTCCTGGGTGAGGATGATAATGAGACACTAAATAACATCCTGGCATGTCAGTGGAGTTTTGAAGAGGCAGAATTTGCCGACATCTCTGAGGAGGCCAAAGATTTTATCTCACGCCTGCTTGTGAAGAGCAAAAG ttGGAGAATGAGTGCGTCCCAGTCCCTGAAACACCCATGGCTTTCAGACCGAGCCCTGCACTACCGTCTGCACCATAAG AAAAACAAGTGTCACTCTTCACATGCCCCTCCTCCAGAGGGATAA